In Gammaproteobacteria bacterium, one DNA window encodes the following:
- a CDS encoding dCTP deaminase produces MSIKSDKWIRRMALEHGMIEPFEPDQIRRKDNQRIVSYGTSSYGYDIRCSDEFKLFTNINSTIVDPKNFDSNSFIDVKSDVCIIPPNSFALARTVEYFRIPRNVLTICLGKSTYARCGIIVNVTPFEPEWEGFVTLEFSNTTPLPAKIYANEGVAQVIFFESDEVCETSYKDRGGKYQGQHGVTLPKI; encoded by the coding sequence ATGTCGATTAAATCAGATAAATGGATACGCCGCATGGCGCTGGAACACGGCATGATCGAACCATTCGAGCCCGACCAGATCCGCCGCAAGGATAATCAGCGTATCGTATCGTACGGCACGTCGAGTTACGGTTACGATATCCGCTGTTCGGATGAATTCAAGTTATTCACCAATATCAACTCCACCATCGTCGATCCGAAAAATTTTGACTCCAATTCGTTCATCGATGTTAAAAGCGACGTGTGCATCATCCCGCCCAATTCGTTCGCGCTGGCGCGCACCGTCGAGTATTTCCGCATTCCGCGCAACGTGCTGACGATTTGCCTGGGCAAATCGACCTACGCGCGCTGCGGCATCATCGTCAACGTCACGCCGTTTGAACCGGAATGGGAAGGTTTTGTCACACTAGAGTTTTCCAATACAACACCGCTACCCGCCAAAATTTATGCCAACGAAGGCGTGGCGCAAGTAATTTTCTTCGAATCGGATGAAGTTTGCGAAACATCGTACAAAGACCGGGGCGGAAAATATCAGGGTCAGCATGGCGTAACCTTGCCGAAAATTTGA
- a CDS encoding TIGR03790 family protein gives MPIPICSKLLKWLSAAVALMLFSAALPAGIHPHISLPQTGLMPEDIAVIVNDDDPLSRQIGDYYQRARQIPKANVIHLKFPPNRSTLSSDEFIELKAKIDQLTPEHVQAFAVAWTAPYRVDCMSLTSALAFGFDKKYCSDKCEPTAPSPYFNASGPHPFDDYKARPAMMLAGTTFAQVKNLIDRGIASDHTFPKDQAYLLSTSDKARNTRAAVFAKTAKEFSGVFPVQILEADFISERRDVLFYFTGLVNVPKLETLRFAPGALADHLTSAGGMLTDSSQMSSLRWLEAGATASYGTVVEPCSFPQKFPTPAVAMFHYAVGASAIEAYWKSVAWPGQGIFIGEPLAKPFAPLLREVSPGRFELKIFSPRSGRLRIEKSVSAAGPFKLASQPQAIRRGLNRFHFRFNEKTDGYLKLQWH, from the coding sequence ATGCCGATTCCAATATGTTCGAAGTTACTGAAATGGTTGTCTGCTGCTGTGGCGCTGATGCTATTTTCCGCGGCGCTGCCGGCAGGCATACACCCGCACATTTCTCTGCCGCAAACGGGTCTGATGCCGGAAGATATCGCCGTCATCGTCAATGACGATGATCCCCTGTCCCGGCAGATAGGCGATTACTATCAACGCGCGCGGCAAATACCCAAAGCCAATGTCATCCACCTGAAGTTCCCTCCCAACCGCAGCACCCTGAGCTCTGACGAGTTCATTGAGTTAAAGGCTAAAATCGATCAACTGACGCCAGAGCATGTACAGGCTTTCGCCGTCGCATGGACGGCACCGTACCGGGTGGATTGCATGTCGCTGACTTCCGCATTGGCATTCGGTTTCGACAAAAAATACTGTTCCGACAAATGCGAACCGACAGCACCCAGTCCTTATTTCAACGCATCCGGCCCTCATCCTTTTGACGACTACAAGGCACGCCCTGCGATGATGCTGGCCGGCACAACGTTTGCACAAGTCAAGAACTTGATAGATCGAGGTATTGCATCCGATCACACTTTTCCCAAAGATCAGGCTTATCTGTTGAGTACCTCGGACAAAGCGCGCAACACGCGCGCAGCGGTTTTTGCAAAGACCGCAAAAGAATTTTCCGGTGTTTTCCCTGTGCAGATACTGGAAGCCGACTTCATCTCGGAACGACGGGATGTGCTTTTTTATTTTACCGGGTTAGTTAATGTGCCCAAGCTGGAAACACTCAGATTCGCCCCAGGCGCTCTGGCGGACCACTTGACTTCGGCAGGTGGCATGCTGACCGATTCTTCACAAATGAGCAGTTTGCGTTGGCTGGAAGCAGGCGCTACCGCGAGTTACGGCACTGTGGTCGAACCTTGCAGTTTTCCGCAAAAATTTCCAACGCCTGCGGTCGCCATGTTTCACTACGCAGTAGGGGCCAGTGCGATTGAAGCTTATTGGAAAAGTGTCGCCTGGCCGGGACAGGGAATATTCATCGGCGAACCGCTGGCCAAACCATTTGCGCCATTGTTACGGGAAGTTAGCCCAGGACGATTTGAATTAAAGATTTTCTCACCCCGCTCCGGGCGATTACGAATAGAAAAATCAGTTTCCGCCGCCGGACCGTTCAAACTGGCCTCACAACCGCAAGCAATTCGCCGCGGACTGAATCGGTTTCACTTCCGGTTTAATGAAAAAACAGATGGTTATTTGAAATTACAGTGGCATTGA
- a CDS encoding type III PLP-dependent enzyme produces MSKLSSTLQKVDQSEVLFDTHPEISLNFEHVRNALKEGYRRPFLLVDSNIIRNKTRRFKAAMPRVHPHYAVKANPDVRVLKTLIEEGAGFEIASIAELDVLLELGVPAAEIFYSNPMKSRAYLEYAAAKGVEWYVMDSVEEMRKIFSVKPDAKMYLRIDTPNIGSDWPLAGKFGTHLADINEIIQEAAKLKADLAGVTFHVGSQCRNPQNWRVGIERAKKVFAEMQLVGLTPRLLNIGGGYPVRHVKPIPSIEIIAEVINEAIADLPDSIRIMAEPGRYLVSDSAYFVCRVVGTATRNGKRWMYWDAGMFGGVIEMTEGLRYEILTDRKGNNIPWSVAGPTCDSVDILTHDLMLPNDIQEGDFIYIPNAGAYTTAYASNFNGFPLPDVKVI; encoded by the coding sequence ATGTCCAAACTCTCATCCACACTTCAGAAAGTCGATCAATCTGAAGTTCTGTTTGATACCCATCCTGAAATCAGTCTGAATTTTGAACACGTTCGAAATGCCTTAAAAGAAGGCTATCGACGACCTTTTTTGCTGGTTGATAGCAATATCATCCGAAATAAAACGCGCCGCTTTAAGGCTGCGATGCCGCGAGTTCATCCGCATTACGCAGTTAAAGCCAATCCTGATGTGCGTGTGCTAAAAACTCTAATCGAAGAAGGCGCTGGTTTTGAAATTGCTTCGATTGCCGAACTTGATGTGTTACTCGAGTTAGGCGTACCTGCCGCTGAAATTTTCTACAGCAATCCGATGAAATCCAGAGCGTATCTGGAGTATGCCGCCGCCAAAGGCGTTGAATGGTACGTGATGGATAGCGTTGAAGAAATGCGCAAAATCTTCAGCGTAAAGCCGGATGCGAAGATGTATCTGCGCATCGACACTCCTAATATCGGCAGCGACTGGCCACTGGCCGGCAAATTCGGCACCCACCTTGCCGACATCAATGAAATCATTCAGGAAGCCGCAAAACTCAAAGCGGATCTGGCCGGCGTTACTTTCCACGTTGGTTCGCAATGCCGTAACCCGCAGAATTGGCGTGTAGGCATTGAGCGTGCAAAAAAGGTCTTCGCAGAAATGCAACTGGTCGGCTTGACGCCCCGTTTACTGAATATCGGCGGCGGTTATCCGGTTCGTCACGTCAAACCGATCCCTTCCATCGAAATCATCGCCGAGGTGATCAACGAAGCCATCGCCGATTTGCCGGACAGTATCCGCATTATGGCGGAACCCGGCCGTTACCTGGTATCGGATTCTGCTTATTTCGTTTGCCGCGTGGTGGGTACGGCAACGCGCAATGGCAAACGGTGGATGTACTGGGATGCCGGTATGTTTGGCGGCGTTATCGAAATGACCGAGGGATTGCGTTACGAAATTCTCACTGACCGGAAAGGTAACAACATCCCTTGGTCGGTTGCCGGTCCAACCTGTGATTCGGTCGACATTCTGACGCACGACTTGATGCTGCCTAACGATATTCAGGAAGGCGATTTCATTTACATACCTAACGCAGGTGCCTATACGACGGCTTACGCCAGCAATTTCAACGGTTTCCCATTACCCGATGTGAAAGTGATTTGA
- a CDS encoding dihydrofolate reductase → MTPLHLSILVAMAKNRVIGRNNRLPWHLPADLKHFKFLTMGQTIVMGRKTYESIGKPLPGRANVIITRQADYEVPGAMVVHSLEDALLICEETSTGHSENFIIGGEKLYRQALKICQRMYITEIQRNFDGDVFFPEFDRSEWEETQRDKHIGESEDSFEYHFVVLERKSSTV, encoded by the coding sequence ATGACACCCTTACATTTATCCATTCTCGTGGCAATGGCGAAAAACCGAGTGATCGGCCGTAACAACCGTTTGCCGTGGCATTTACCGGCTGATTTGAAGCATTTCAAATTCCTGACGATGGGGCAAACCATTGTGATGGGCAGAAAAACTTATGAATCCATCGGCAAACCGCTGCCCGGAAGAGCCAATGTCATCATTACCCGCCAGGCGGATTACGAAGTGCCCGGGGCGATGGTTGTTCATTCGCTTGAAGATGCGCTGCTGATATGCGAGGAAACCAGTACCGGTCATAGCGAGAATTTCATCATTGGCGGTGAGAAATTGTACCGGCAAGCGCTTAAGATATGTCAACGCATGTATATTACCGAGATTCAGCGGAATTTTGACGGCGATGTTTTTTTCCCGGAATTTGATCGCAGCGAATGGGAAGAAACGCAGCGCGACAAGCATATTGGGGAAAGCGAGGACAGCTTTGAATATCACTTTGTCGTGCTGGAGCGTAAATCAAGCACGGTATGA
- a CDS encoding thymidylate synthase, with product MRQYLELMQHVMEHGHRKPDRTGTGTLSVFGYQMRFNLVDGFPLVTTKKCHLKSIIHELLWFLRGDTNIEYLHHQGVTIWDEWADAQGDLGPIYGHQWRSWATADGHHIDQLQQVIEQIKHTPDSRRMIVSSWNVGDLHKMRLPPCHAFFQFYVADNRLSCQLYQRSADIFLGVPFNIASYALLTLMVAQVCNLEAGDFVHTLGDAHLYLNHLEQAREQLSRIPRPLPVMKLNPGIGEILDFKYEDFILENYDPYPAIKAPVAV from the coding sequence ATGCGCCAATATCTCGAATTAATGCAGCATGTCATGGAGCACGGTCATCGCAAACCGGACCGGACGGGTACAGGCACGCTATCGGTGTTCGGTTATCAAATGCGTTTTAATCTGGTGGATGGTTTTCCTTTGGTGACAACGAAAAAATGCCATTTGAAGTCGATCATTCATGAACTGCTGTGGTTTTTGCGCGGTGATACCAATATCGAGTATTTGCATCATCAGGGCGTAACGATCTGGGACGAATGGGCGGATGCGCAGGGTGATCTTGGTCCGATATACGGTCATCAATGGCGCTCGTGGGCAACTGCGGACGGTCATCATATTGATCAGCTACAGCAAGTGATCGAACAGATAAAACACACCCCCGATTCGCGGCGCATGATTGTTTCTTCTTGGAATGTCGGCGATTTGCATAAAATGCGGTTGCCGCCGTGCCATGCTTTTTTTCAGTTTTATGTCGCGGATAACCGGTTGTCGTGCCAGCTCTATCAGCGCAGCGCGGATATTTTTCTCGGTGTACCGTTCAATATCGCATCGTATGCCTTGCTTACCCTGATGGTTGCGCAAGTGTGCAACCTGGAAGCGGGGGATTTTGTGCATACCTTGGGTGACGCGCATCTCTATCTGAATCATTTGGAGCAAGCTCGGGAACAACTGTCGCGCATACCCAGGCCGCTGCCCGTGATGAAATTGAATCCCGGTATCGGGGAGATCCTGGATTTTAAATATGAAGATTTTATTCTGGAAAATTATGATCCGTATCCCGCGATTAAGGCGCCGGTAGCCGTATGA
- a CDS encoding leucyl aminopeptidase family protein, with the protein MLASLLQNTSSIDQSVKASHILVVLPKLEKLPKKFEIPGEESLNKLLVRREMALTDLIATPVNANLPDGELCAWVMIDTDRTVFEQQTALRKAVKLLLTEGPAELHIAVYGSTQQRKSFSELAVYICLVNGAVLPVRKNKPVRKPLAKIFLYGYKDAGNFTLQRACAEGNLLARGLTALPANELTPATYRQQIKKLADSEGWKYQEYDLNTLREIGAGAFVAVAQGSDTEDAAIVHLQYQRKQSSQSKAIAIVGKGICFDTGGHNLKPARYMQGMHEDMNGSAVALGILLAATRAEIPINIDCWLAIAQNHISPSAYKQNDIIIALSGLSIEIVHTDAEGRMVLADTLTLASKSKPDLIIDFATLTGSMKTALGSRYSGIFSNRDELLQKAISAGKESGERVCAFPMDSDYEESLESSIADIKQCELGGEFDHILAALFLQRFVNDTPWLHMDLSASSHKDGLGAVDSEITGFGIGWAIEFLKKI; encoded by the coding sequence ATGCTGGCATCCCTTTTGCAAAACACATCATCTATCGATCAATCCGTTAAAGCATCGCACATTCTTGTAGTTCTCCCGAAGTTAGAAAAGCTCCCCAAAAAATTTGAAATTCCCGGTGAGGAATCACTGAACAAACTGCTTGTGCGGCGCGAAATGGCATTGACCGATCTGATCGCCACGCCAGTCAATGCTAACCTGCCGGATGGAGAATTGTGCGCCTGGGTAATGATCGACACGGACCGTACAGTATTCGAGCAGCAAACCGCTCTGCGCAAAGCCGTCAAACTACTTCTCACAGAAGGACCGGCTGAATTACATATCGCCGTGTATGGCTCGACGCAACAAAGAAAAAGTTTTTCCGAACTAGCTGTTTATATCTGCTTGGTCAATGGCGCAGTGCTGCCGGTTCGCAAAAATAAACCGGTCAGAAAGCCATTGGCAAAAATTTTTTTATATGGCTACAAAGATGCCGGCAACTTCACCTTGCAGCGTGCCTGCGCGGAAGGTAATTTACTCGCACGCGGTCTGACGGCATTGCCGGCCAACGAGTTGACGCCCGCTACCTACCGCCAGCAAATCAAGAAACTAGCCGATAGCGAGGGCTGGAAGTATCAAGAATACGATTTGAACACGCTGAGAGAAATCGGCGCGGGTGCTTTTGTGGCGGTTGCGCAAGGCAGCGATACGGAAGATGCCGCCATCGTTCATCTGCAGTATCAGCGCAAGCAAAGCTCTCAAAGCAAAGCCATCGCGATTGTAGGAAAAGGCATTTGCTTCGACACCGGCGGTCATAATTTAAAACCCGCCCGATATATGCAGGGAATGCATGAGGATATGAACGGCTCCGCCGTCGCATTGGGCATTTTGCTGGCAGCAACACGCGCCGAGATTCCAATTAATATTGACTGCTGGCTTGCAATCGCGCAAAACCATATCAGTCCGAGCGCCTATAAACAGAACGACATCATTATCGCACTTAGCGGTTTGTCTATTGAGATTGTCCATACCGATGCCGAAGGACGCATGGTTTTGGCCGACACGCTGACGTTGGCGAGTAAATCGAAACCCGACTTGATCATCGATTTCGCCACCTTGACAGGCAGCATGAAAACCGCTCTCGGGTCGCGCTATAGCGGGATATTCAGCAACCGTGATGAACTATTGCAAAAAGCCATTTCTGCAGGAAAAGAGAGCGGTGAGCGCGTCTGTGCCTTCCCGATGGATTCCGATTACGAGGAAAGCCTCGAAAGCTCGATTGCCGATATTAAACAGTGCGAATTAGGCGGGGAATTCGATCATATATTGGCGGCCCTTTTTCTGCAGCGCTTTGTAAATGACACGCCATGGCTGCACATGGATTTATCCGCCAGCAGCCATAAAGACGGTTTGGGTGCTGTGGACAGCGAGATCACCGGATTCGGAATCGGTTGGGCGATTGAGTTTTTGAAGAAAATTTGA
- a CDS encoding transglycosylase SLT domain-containing protein: MIIKRNGLFILLISLFFGTCSLISLNAFADKLVQDRIQSHANLWSRLQSGFALALPPDSKIIRKIGTSYTHNPQLFERIIANSERYLFHVVEEVERRGMPMEIALMPVIESAYNPLIKSNSQAAGLWQFQPETARTFGLAQNVWHDDRRDIIASTQAALDYLQYLHQKFDNWKLAIAAYNLGEGAVSKALSRNMHKGRSGNFYDLNLPSDAKHYVYKLLAVKDIIVNTKKYGIQIRPIANRPYFDTIKIHEHIDIPLVTRLANISETEFNALNPAYNRYVIKVLDEPRTLLLPKKNKDIFLKNLETYQDPRISWQIYHVKKGENINEIATRHHTTVKQLQTINGIGRNKNLTLGQKILVPHIVSERQEDSIALEKKQLQNYHSNVYIVKKGDTLYEIAKRYGTTINQIKLWNNNDENLSIGQKLVIMKS; the protein is encoded by the coding sequence ATGATTATAAAAAGAAATGGCCTTTTTATTTTACTAATATCACTATTTTTCGGGACTTGTTCATTAATATCGCTGAATGCATTTGCAGACAAATTAGTTCAAGACAGAATACAGTCTCATGCAAATTTATGGAGCCGTTTACAAAGCGGCTTTGCCTTAGCGCTGCCACCCGATAGTAAAATAATTCGCAAAATAGGGACGTCTTATACGCATAATCCGCAATTGTTTGAGCGCATTATCGCAAACAGTGAGCGGTACTTGTTTCATGTCGTGGAGGAAGTCGAGCGCCGCGGCATGCCGATGGAAATCGCATTGATGCCCGTCATTGAAAGCGCATACAATCCGCTAATCAAATCCAACAGCCAAGCAGCAGGATTGTGGCAATTTCAACCGGAAACAGCTAGAACATTTGGGTTGGCGCAAAATGTATGGCACGATGACCGGCGCGATATTATCGCTTCTACTCAAGCCGCGCTGGATTACCTGCAATATCTGCATCAGAAGTTCGATAATTGGAAGCTGGCGATTGCAGCTTATAATTTAGGCGAGGGTGCTGTCAGCAAAGCGCTATCCAGGAACATGCATAAAGGCCGGTCCGGTAATTTTTACGATTTGAATCTTCCCAGTGACGCTAAGCACTATGTGTATAAGCTATTGGCAGTCAAAGATATCATCGTTAATACTAAAAAATATGGCATTCAAATTCGACCGATAGCGAACCGGCCGTATTTTGATACGATCAAGATACACGAGCACATCGATATCCCTCTCGTCACCCGCCTAGCCAATATCTCTGAAACCGAATTCAATGCATTAAATCCCGCCTACAATCGTTACGTGATAAAAGTACTGGATGAGCCTCGTACTTTGTTGCTACCGAAGAAGAATAAAGATATTTTTCTGAAGAATCTTGAGACCTATCAAGATCCTAGAATCTCATGGCAAATTTATCACGTGAAGAAAGGGGAAAATATTAATGAAATTGCAACACGTCATCACACCACAGTAAAACAACTGCAAACCATCAATGGTATTGGTCGCAATAAAAATCTTACCCTCGGACAGAAAATATTGGTTCCCCACATTGTATCGGAGCGTCAGGAAGATAGTATTGCACTAGAGAAAAAACAATTGCAGAACTACCATTCGAATGTTTATATCGTAAAAAAAGGGGATACTCTTTATGAAATTGCAAAACGGTATGGTACGACAATCAATCAAATCAAGCTTTGGAATAATAACGACGAGAATCTATCCATTGGTCAAAAGCTGGTTATTATGAAAAGCTGA
- the queF gene encoding NADPH-dependent 7-cyano-7-deazaguanine reductase QueF: MASKPEKTLETFPNPMTSRDYHIHMEIPEFTCLCPKTGQPDFATLILDYVPDKKCIELKSLKLYIWSYRDEGVFHEAVTNKILDDLVAVLKPRYLRIIARFYVRGGIFTNVIVDHRKKGWQPKPMVLLQEFNTQSNIRG; this comes from the coding sequence ATGGCCAGTAAACCAGAAAAGACACTTGAAACTTTCCCGAATCCAATGACCAGCCGGGATTACCATATCCACATGGAAATTCCCGAATTCACTTGTTTGTGCCCGAAAACAGGACAACCGGATTTCGCCACTTTGATTCTGGATTATGTACCGGATAAGAAATGTATTGAACTGAAAAGCTTGAAACTTTATATCTGGTCGTATCGTGATGAGGGCGTATTTCATGAGGCGGTAACCAACAAAATTCTCGATGACCTCGTTGCCGTTTTGAAGCCTCGATATCTTCGGATAATCGCGCGGTTTTACGTGCGTGGCGGCATTTTCACCAATGTAATCGTTGATCACCGGAAAAAAGGGTGGCAGCCAAAACCAATGGTTTTGCTCCAGGAATTCAATACACAATCGAATATTCGAGGATAA